In Tachysurus fulvidraco isolate hzauxx_2018 chromosome 11, HZAU_PFXX_2.0, whole genome shotgun sequence, one DNA window encodes the following:
- the LOC113643772 gene encoding olfactory receptor 52K2-like, whose amino-acid sequence MLVPVQNISFTTFTLNGFHDLGEWRPILTIPYLAMFLLSSCANLTIIYLIISQRVLHSPMCILIGLMAVVDLSMPIFCVPNMLLSFLFNWKGISLVGCLVQMFCIYFVGTFQSTILLWMALDRFFAICRPLYYHKYMALANFLKFIIFPVIRNLFFITTMVSWAGKLNFCATNEIDHCFCEHMALVQLGCGDISINNALGLLAIFLTITADFILITISYIIILSSILRSGKACLKAVNTCITHIIVMTVSLAFALIAFMSYRIRNNISPSIRVFLSTMYLLFPSCFNPIIYGVRTKEIREQFLKFMNH is encoded by the coding sequence ATGTTGGTTCCtgtacaaaatatttcattcacGACTTTTACACTTAATGGTTTTCATGACTTGGGAGAATGGCGGCCCATTCTAACTATTCCCTATCTTGCTATGTTTTTATTGTCTTCTTGTGCAAACCTTACaatcatatatttaattatatctcAGAGGGTTCTTCATTCTCCTATGTGCATACTAATTGGTCTGATGGCAGTTGTGGACCTCTCTATGCCAATATTTTGTGTACCGAATATGCTGCTAAGTTTCTTATTTAACTGGAAAGGAATTTCACTAGTGGGCTGTTTGGTGCaaatgttttgcatttattttgttgGTACATTTCAATCTACTATACTGCTGTGGATGGCTTTGGATCGTTTTTTTGCTATATGTAGACCTCTTTATTACCATAAATACATGGCATTAGCAAATTTTCTAAAGTTTATTATATTTCCAGTTATCAgaaatctgttttttattacCACAATGGTTTCTTGGGCTGGGAAATTGAATTTTTGTGCAACAAATGAGATAGATCACTGTTTTTGTGAACACATGGCATTAGTTCAGCTGGGATGTGGAGATATTTCCATTAATAATGCATTAGGGCTTTTGGCTATTTTTCTTACAATaactgctgattttattttaattacaatatcatatataataatactttcTTCTATCCTGAGATCTGGCAAGGCCTGTTTAAAAGCTGTGAACACCTGCATTACTCATATAATAGTCATGACAGTTAGTCTGGCTTTTGCTTTAATTGCCTTTATGTCATACAGAATAAGAAACAACATCTCTCCCTCCATTCGTGTCTTCCTGAGTACAATGTACTTGCTTTTTCCAAGCTGTTTTAATCCAATTATTTATGGAGTACGAACCAAAGAAATAAGAgaacagtttctgaaattcaTGAACCATTAA